One segment of Raphanus sativus cultivar WK10039 unplaced genomic scaffold, ASM80110v3 Scaffold4068, whole genome shotgun sequence DNA contains the following:
- the LOC130507131 gene encoding G patch domain-containing protein TGH-like, producing the protein MGLDEDDFVFLGTPIEREDEIASRKKKAVAGASGTLKTLPAWKQEVTDEEGRRRFHGAFTGGYSAGYYNTVGSKEGWAPQSFTSSRKNRAGARQQSISDFLDEDEKAEFEGQSLSASSQFDTFGFTAAEHSRKQAEKEQHERPSAIPGPVHDELIAPAPESIGVKLLLKMGWRRGHSIKDVRASSDARREARKAFLAFSADENTKESSDSLVLETEAETSLGPQFSEDIKFSETTPVYVLNPKQDLHGLGYDPFKHAPEFRENKRSRLSASKETGNRKPLSMKESLFGPKSGKLAPGFGIGALEELDIEDEDVYTGYDFDQTYVIEDEQPARPSNDNNTLRLTSKEHNVLPGFGAASNSDYSVERFAPPKIPKDFVARHKFSGPREAETKPTASAPPDVPPPEDKNLKLLIDGFATFVSRCGKLYEDLSREKNESNQLFDFLRGGSGHEYYARRLWEEQQKRSGQSNLQLDVKVLPSVQKMTAETRGSLLGERPLQKSKKEPETSSSGGSFQFPTNLSDTFTKSASSVSKL; encoded by the exons atggGGTTAGACGAGGATGATTTCGTATTCCTTGGGACGCCGATAGAGCGCGAGGACGAAATCGCTAGCCGGAAGAAGAAAGCAGTGGCGGGGGCTTCAGGAACCCTAAAAACTCTCCCTGCTTGGAAGCAAGAG GTGACTGATGAAGAAGGGCGGAGAAGGTTCCATGGAGCATTTACTGGTGGATATTCTGCTGGTTATTACAATACAGTTGGGTCAAAAGAGg GGTGGGCTCCACAGTCGTTTACGTCGTCAAGGAAGAACAGAGCTGGAGCGAGACAGCAAAGTATTTCAGACTTTTTAGATGAAGATGAAAAGGCG GAGTTTGAGGGCCAGTCACTGTCTGCAAGCTCACAATTTGACACGTTTGGATTTACAGCAGCCGAACATTCTCGCAAGCAAGCTGAGAAGGAACAGCATGAAAG GCCATCAGCGATTCCTGGCCCAGTTCATGACGAACTTATTGCTCCAGCTCCGGAATCAATTG GGGTCAAACTTTTGTTAAAGATGGGATGGCGACGTGGTCATTCAATAAAGGATGTGCGTGCTAGTTCAG ATGCTCGTAGAGAAGCTAGAAAAGCATTCTTAGCCTTCTCCGCTGATGAGAATACTAAGGAATCTTCGGACTCACTGGTTTTGGAGACTGAAGCGGAAACTTCTCTGGGTCCACAGTTCAGTgaagatattaaattttctgAAACCACACCT GTATATGTTCTCAATCCAAAGCAGGACCTGCATGGTTTAGGATATGATCCTTTTAAGCATGCTCCTGAGTTTAGAG AAAACAAAAGATCTCGCTTGTCCGCCAGTAAGGAGACTGGCAACAGAAAACCTTTGTCAATGAAGGAAAGTCTTTTCGGACCAAAAT CAGGAAAGCTTGCTCCTGGTTTTGGCATTGGCGCACTTGAAGAGCTTGATATCGAGGATGAAGATGTCTATACTG GATATGACTTTGATCAGACTTATGTCATAGAAGATGAACAGCCAGCAAGACCGAGCAATGACAACAATACACTTAGGTTAACCTCAAAGGAGCATAACGTTCTGCCTGGTTTTGGAGCTGCTTCGAATTCCGACTACAGTGTAGAAAG attTGCTCCTCCAAAAATCCCAAAGGACTTTGTGGCCCGCCATAAATTTTCTGGTCCCCGGGAGGCTGAAACTAAGCCAACTGCGTCTGCTCCTCCAGATGTTCCTCCCCCTGAAGATAAGAATCTGAAACTTCTGATCGATGGCTTTGCAACATTTGTTTCCCGCTGCGGGAAACTGTACGAGGATCTTTCTAGAGAGAAGAACGAATCAAATCAGCTGTTTGATTTTCTTCGGGGAGGTAGCGGTCATGAATACTATGCAAGAAGGCTGTGGGAGGAGCAACAAAAGCGCAGTGGTCAAAGTAATCTACAATTAGATGTTAAAGTCCTCCCAAGCGTGCAAAAGATGACTGCAGAAACGCGTGGTAGCTTATTAGGGGAAAGGCCTTTACAAAAAAGTAAGAAAGAACCTGAAACTTCTTCTTCTGGAGGATCATTCCAATTCCCGACCAATCTCTCTGACACATTCACCAAATCAGCTTCCTCTGTAAGTAAACT